One segment of Mycolicibacterium neworleansense DNA contains the following:
- the inhA gene encoding NADH-dependent enoyl-ACP reductase InhA — MAGLLEGKRILVTGIITDSSIAFHIAKVAQEAGAELVLTGFDRMKLIQRIADRLPKPAPLLELDVQNEEHLASLADRVTEVIGAGNKLDGVVHSIGFMPQSGMGVNPFFDAPYEDVAKGIHISAYSYASLAKALLPVMNEGGGIVGMDFDPTRAMPAYNWMTVAKSALESVNRFVAREAGKFGVRSNLVAAGPIRTLAMSAIVGGALGDEAGQQMQLLEEGWDQRAPIGWNMKDPTPVAKTVCALLSDWLPATTGTIIYADGGASTQLL, encoded by the coding sequence ATGGCAGGTTTGCTCGAAGGCAAGCGGATCCTCGTCACCGGGATCATCACGGACTCGTCGATCGCGTTCCACATCGCCAAGGTGGCCCAGGAGGCCGGTGCTGAGCTGGTGCTCACCGGGTTCGACCGGATGAAGCTGATCCAGCGCATCGCCGACCGGTTGCCCAAGCCGGCGCCGCTGCTGGAGCTCGACGTGCAGAACGAGGAGCATCTGGCGAGCCTGGCCGACCGGGTCACCGAAGTCATCGGTGCGGGCAACAAGCTCGACGGCGTGGTGCACTCGATCGGCTTCATGCCGCAGAGCGGCATGGGCGTCAACCCGTTCTTCGACGCCCCCTACGAGGACGTCGCCAAGGGCATCCACATCTCGGCCTACTCGTACGCCTCGCTGGCCAAGGCGCTGCTGCCGGTCATGAACGAAGGCGGCGGCATCGTCGGCATGGACTTCGACCCGACCCGCGCCATGCCCGCCTACAACTGGATGACGGTGGCCAAGAGCGCACTGGAATCAGTCAACCGGTTCGTGGCGCGGGAGGCGGGCAAGTTCGGCGTGCGGTCGAACCTCGTTGCCGCAGGCCCGATTCGGACCCTGGCCATGAGTGCCATTGTCGGCGGCGCGCTGGGCGACGAGGCCGGCCAGCAGATGCAGCTCCTCGAAGAGGGCTGGGATCAGCGCGCGCCGATCGGCTGGAACATGAAGGATCCGACGCCGGTCGCCAAGACGGTGTGCGCGTTGCTGTCCGACTGGCTGCCTGCCACCACCGGCACCATCATCTACGCCGACGGCGGCGCCAGCACCCAGCTGCTCTGA
- a CDS encoding VWA domain-containing protein yields MTLPILGPMSLTGFAHAWWFLFLFVVLGLVAFYVIVQRARKQRVLRFANMELLESVAPKQPTRWRHLPAALLAISLVLLTVAMAGPTHDVRIPRNRAVVMLVIDVSQSMRATDVAPSRLAAAQEAAKQFADQLTPGINLGLIAYAGTATVLVQPTTNREATKNGLDKLQLADRTATGEGIFTALQAIATVGAVIGGGDEKPPARIVLMSDGKETVPSNPDNPKGAYTAARTAKDQGVPISTVSFGTPYGYVEINDQRQPVPVDDEMLGKIAKLSGGDAFTASSLEQLKQVFTSLQQQIGYETIKGDASLGWLRLGALVLAVAGVAALVINRRLPG; encoded by the coding sequence ATGACTTTACCGATTCTCGGTCCGATGAGCCTGACGGGCTTCGCCCACGCATGGTGGTTCCTGTTCCTGTTCGTGGTGCTGGGCCTGGTGGCGTTCTACGTCATCGTGCAGCGCGCACGGAAGCAGCGGGTCCTGCGGTTCGCCAACATGGAGCTGCTCGAAAGTGTGGCGCCCAAACAGCCGACCCGCTGGCGGCATCTGCCGGCGGCGCTGCTGGCGATCTCGCTCGTCCTGTTGACGGTGGCAATGGCCGGTCCGACTCACGATGTGCGGATTCCGCGCAACCGTGCCGTGGTGATGCTGGTGATCGACGTGTCGCAGTCGATGCGTGCCACCGACGTCGCGCCGAGCCGTCTGGCCGCCGCGCAGGAAGCCGCCAAGCAGTTCGCCGATCAGCTCACCCCGGGGATCAACCTCGGCCTGATCGCCTACGCCGGCACGGCCACCGTGCTGGTGCAGCCGACCACCAACCGCGAGGCCACCAAGAACGGCCTGGACAAGCTGCAGCTGGCCGACCGGACTGCCACCGGTGAGGGCATCTTCACCGCGCTGCAGGCCATCGCCACGGTCGGTGCGGTGATCGGCGGCGGCGACGAGAAGCCGCCGGCGCGCATCGTGCTGATGTCCGACGGCAAGGAGACCGTGCCGTCCAACCCGGACAACCCCAAGGGCGCCTACACCGCGGCGCGCACCGCCAAGGACCAGGGGGTACCGATCTCCACGGTGTCCTTCGGTACGCCGTACGGCTACGTCGAGATCAACGATCAGCGCCAGCCGGTGCCGGTCGACGACGAGATGCTCGGCAAGATCGCCAAGTTGTCCGGCGGTGACGCCTTCACCGCGTCCAGCCTGGAACAGCTCAAGCAGGTGTTCACCTCGCTGCAGCAGCAGATCGGCTACGAGACCATCAAGGGCGATGCCAGCCTCGGCTGGCTGCGGCTCGGTGCGTTGGTGCTGGCCGTCGCGGGTGTGGCGGCGCTGGTGATCAACCGCAGACTGCCCGGGTAG
- the moxR1 gene encoding chaperone MoxR1 — MTSPSGPPQGAGGYPGSSPAPGFPPGSAGSHAAPAASQAPTNGSLQAEVHTLERAIFEVKRIIVGQDQLVERMLVGLLAKGHVLLEGVPGVAKTLAVETFAKVVGGTFARIQFTPDLVPTDIIGTRIYRQGKEDFDIELGPVVVNFLLADEINRAPAKVQSALLEVMAERKISIGGKTFPLPSPFLVMATQNPIEQEGVYALPEAQRDRFLFKLNVDYPTPEEEREIIYRMGVKPPEPKQILNTGDLLRLQELAANTFVHHALVDYVVRIVTATREPEKFGMPDAKAWIAYGASPRASLGIISAARALALVRGRDYVIPQDVVEVIPDVLRHRLVLTYDALADEVSAETVVNRILQTVALPQVNALPQQGHSVPPAVPAAAGAAGGR; from the coding sequence ATGACGTCACCGAGTGGACCGCCGCAGGGCGCCGGAGGTTATCCCGGTTCGAGCCCGGCGCCGGGCTTTCCGCCCGGGTCGGCCGGCTCCCACGCCGCGCCGGCTGCCTCGCAGGCCCCGACCAACGGCAGCCTGCAGGCCGAGGTGCACACCCTGGAACGTGCCATCTTCGAGGTCAAGCGGATCATCGTCGGCCAGGACCAGCTCGTCGAGCGAATGCTCGTCGGACTGCTCGCCAAGGGCCACGTGCTGCTCGAAGGTGTGCCCGGTGTGGCCAAGACGCTGGCTGTCGAGACGTTCGCCAAGGTCGTCGGCGGCACCTTCGCCCGCATCCAGTTCACCCCTGACCTGGTGCCCACCGACATCATCGGCACTCGCATCTACCGGCAGGGCAAGGAAGACTTCGACATCGAGCTCGGCCCGGTGGTGGTCAACTTCCTGCTCGCCGACGAGATCAACCGCGCGCCGGCGAAGGTGCAGTCCGCCCTCCTTGAGGTGATGGCCGAGCGCAAGATCTCCATCGGCGGCAAGACCTTCCCGCTGCCCAGCCCGTTCCTGGTGATGGCCACCCAGAACCCGATCGAGCAGGAAGGCGTCTACGCGCTGCCCGAAGCCCAGCGCGACCGCTTCCTGTTCAAGCTCAACGTCGACTACCCGACGCCGGAGGAAGAGCGCGAGATCATCTACCGGATGGGCGTCAAGCCGCCGGAGCCCAAGCAGATCCTCAACACCGGCGACCTGCTTCGGTTGCAGGAGTTGGCGGCCAACACCTTCGTGCACCACGCGCTGGTGGACTACGTGGTGCGGATCGTCACCGCGACCCGTGAGCCCGAGAAGTTCGGCATGCCCGATGCCAAGGCGTGGATCGCCTACGGTGCCTCGCCGCGTGCCTCACTCGGCATCATCTCGGCCGCGCGGGCGCTGGCACTGGTCCGCGGCCGTGACTACGTCATCCCGCAGGACGTCGTCGAGGTGATCCCCGATGTGCTGCGGCACCGGCTGGTGCTGACCTACGACGCGCTGGCCGACGAAGTATCGGCCGAGACCGTGGTCAACCGGATCCTGCAGACCGTGGCCCTGCCTCAGGTGAATGCGCTTCCGCAGCAAGGACATTCGGTTCCGCCCGCCGTTCCCGCCGCCGCCGGCGCGGCGGGTGGTCGGTGA
- a CDS encoding DUF58 domain-containing protein produces MTTSRRTVDLPSLKRGEIRDPALTAALRKLELTVRRKLDGVLHGDHLGLIPGPGSEPGDSRIYQPGDDVRRMDWSVTARTQTPHVRQMIADRELETWLVVDMSASLDFGTTGCEKRDLAVAAAAAIAFLNSGGGNRIGAIIANGDTMRRVPALSGRVHEQELLRAIATTPKAPTGVRGDLAAAIDALRRPERRRGMAVIISDFLGPINWMRPLRAIAGRHEVLGIEILDPRDVELPAVGDVVLQDTETGATREFTIDEQLRSDFERAAAAHRAEVARTLRRCDAPLLSLRTDRDWIADVVRFVATRRRGALAGR; encoded by the coding sequence GTGACCACTTCCCGGCGCACCGTCGACCTGCCGTCTCTGAAGCGCGGGGAGATCCGGGACCCGGCATTGACGGCGGCGCTGCGCAAGCTTGAGCTGACGGTGCGGCGCAAGCTCGACGGAGTTCTGCACGGGGACCACCTCGGCCTGATCCCGGGTCCGGGATCAGAGCCGGGAGACTCACGGATCTACCAGCCCGGCGACGACGTGCGCCGGATGGACTGGTCGGTGACGGCCCGGACCCAGACACCTCACGTGCGGCAGATGATCGCCGACCGCGAACTGGAGACCTGGCTGGTCGTCGACATGTCGGCCAGCCTGGACTTCGGTACCACCGGCTGCGAGAAACGTGATCTGGCGGTGGCGGCCGCGGCCGCGATCGCGTTCCTCAACAGCGGGGGCGGCAATCGGATCGGCGCCATCATCGCCAACGGCGACACCATGCGCCGGGTTCCGGCATTGAGCGGGCGGGTGCACGAGCAGGAGCTGCTGCGCGCGATCGCCACCACGCCGAAGGCCCCGACCGGGGTGCGGGGCGACCTGGCCGCTGCCATCGACGCCCTGCGTCGTCCGGAGCGCCGACGCGGCATGGCAGTGATCATCAGCGACTTCCTCGGGCCGATCAACTGGATGCGCCCGCTGCGGGCCATCGCCGGTCGTCACGAGGTGTTGGGCATCGAGATCCTCGACCCGCGCGACGTCGAACTGCCCGCGGTCGGCGATGTGGTGCTGCAGGACACCGAGACCGGTGCCACCCGCGAATTCACCATCGACGAGCAACTGCGCAGCGATTTCGAGCGGGCGGCCGCGGCTCACCGGGCGGAAGTGGCCCGTACGTTGCGGCGCTGCGATGCACCGCTGCTGAGCCTGCGCACCGACCGGGACTGGATCGCCGATGTGGTGCGGTTTGTGGCGACCCGGCGGCGCGGCGCCCTGGCCGGCCGATGA
- the fabG1 gene encoding 3-oxoacyl-ACP reductase FabG1, whose protein sequence is MSDAAVSNADTETATAEPGGRPAFVPRSVLVTGGNRGIGLAIAQRLAADGHKVAVTHRGSGAPEGLFGVVCDVTDNDAVDRAFKEVEEHQGPVEVLVSNAGISQDAFLMRMTEERFENVINANLTGAFRVAQRASRSMQRKRFGRIIFIGSVSGMWGIGNQANYAAAKAGLIGMARSISRELSKAGVTANVVAPGYIDTEMTRALDERIQAGALEFIPAKRVGTAEEVAGAVSFLASEDASYIAGAVIPVDGGMGMGH, encoded by the coding sequence ATGAGTGACGCTGCTGTCTCGAACGCCGACACCGAAACCGCCACCGCAGAACCCGGCGGTCGACCGGCTTTCGTTCCCCGCTCCGTTCTGGTCACCGGTGGTAACCGGGGGATCGGCCTGGCGATCGCACAGCGGCTGGCCGCCGACGGGCACAAGGTGGCGGTCACCCACCGCGGCTCCGGAGCGCCAGAGGGACTGTTTGGCGTCGTGTGCGACGTCACCGACAACGACGCCGTCGACCGCGCGTTCAAAGAGGTCGAGGAGCACCAGGGGCCGGTCGAGGTCCTGGTGTCCAACGCCGGCATCTCGCAGGATGCGTTCCTCATGCGGATGACCGAGGAGCGGTTCGAGAACGTCATCAACGCCAACCTGACCGGGGCGTTCCGGGTGGCCCAGCGCGCCTCCCGCAGCATGCAGCGCAAGCGCTTCGGCCGGATCATCTTCATCGGCTCGGTCTCGGGTATGTGGGGCATCGGCAACCAGGCCAACTACGCGGCCGCCAAGGCCGGCCTGATCGGCATGGCCCGCTCGATCTCCCGTGAACTGTCCAAGGCCGGCGTCACCGCGAACGTCGTGGCCCCCGGCTACATCGACACCGAGATGACCCGGGCGCTCGACGAGCGGATCCAGGCCGGTGCCCTGGAGTTCATTCCGGCCAAGCGGGTCGGTACCGCCGAGGAGGTCGCCGGTGCGGTCAGCTTCCTGGCCTCCGAGGACGCCAGCTACATCGCCGGCGCGGTGATTCCCGTCGACGGCGGCATGGGCATGGGGCACTGA
- the ripB gene encoding NlpC/P60 family peptidoglycan endopeptidase RipB encodes MRFFVLRCLILIAATAFAAIGLVAPASAAPDDGQWDPTLPKIVSSGAPGDPVAIANASFQVSQIALQTTQNLGQQFLQSIGLAPKQAASAFPGGRVRGPQAIEYVIRRGGSQMGVPYSWGGGKLNGPGPGVDYDAGKIGYDCSGFTRYAFAGVGVQIPKYSGDQYNTGRKVPVAQAKRGDLLFWGPGGSQHVAMYLGGGKMLEASGSAEKVTVSPVRTAGIQPYAARIIES; translated from the coding sequence TTGCGCTTCTTCGTCTTACGGTGTCTGATCCTGATCGCCGCAACTGCGTTCGCGGCGATCGGTCTGGTGGCCCCGGCCAGTGCCGCGCCTGACGACGGGCAGTGGGATCCGACTCTCCCGAAGATCGTCAGTTCCGGTGCCCCCGGCGACCCGGTGGCGATCGCCAACGCGTCGTTCCAGGTCAGCCAGATCGCGCTGCAGACCACCCAGAACCTCGGCCAGCAGTTCCTGCAGAGTATCGGGCTGGCGCCGAAGCAGGCGGCCTCGGCATTCCCCGGTGGTCGGGTCCGCGGTCCACAGGCCATCGAGTATGTGATCCGCCGCGGTGGTTCCCAGATGGGCGTGCCCTACTCGTGGGGCGGCGGCAAGCTGAACGGCCCGGGCCCGGGTGTGGACTACGACGCCGGCAAGATCGGTTACGACTGCTCGGGCTTCACCCGATACGCGTTCGCCGGGGTCGGGGTGCAGATCCCCAAGTACTCCGGAGACCAGTACAACACCGGCCGCAAGGTGCCGGTCGCCCAGGCAAAGCGTGGTGACCTCCTGTTCTGGGGGCCGGGCGGCAGTCAGCACGTGGCGATGTACCTGGGCGGCGGCAAGATGCTGGAGGCGTCGGGCAGCGCGGAAAAAGTGACCGTGAGCCCGGTCCGCACCGCGGGCATCCAGCCCTATGCGGCCCGCATCATCGAATCCTGA